A stretch of Oncorhynchus mykiss isolate Arlee chromosome 12, USDA_OmykA_1.1, whole genome shotgun sequence DNA encodes these proteins:
- the mipepb gene encoding mitochondrial intermediate peptidase: MMLACQRFVSVVRNSRTLSRHVTTWSPVGAAFNAQQRKVDLFQKNVGLFGVPGLSTPAGFEVAQQRALRETEQLVETACNNPPGALTVETFDQLSDSLCKVADLADFVKVGHPDPAFRDAAEKACINIGTVVERLNTNVELCRSLKNLLDNKEVLDSLDPDTRRVAELFMFDFEISGIHLDESKRGKAVSLNVNLLDLNNEFLNGTHLPNRIEKTALPEHIRHCFSIDGNSIQIGGLHADSPDELVREAAYKIFLFPNSSLLLCLDDLLTCRNELAKLVGYESFAHRALNGTMAKTPETVMKFLELLTDKLSDRTAKDFNLMRDMKMKMNSRSTVLMPWDHSYFSSAVRAERYNIDPSLYSPYFSLGACMEGLNMLFSQLLGVSFQNEQPMAGEVWSEEVRKLAVVHETEGLLGYIYCDFFRRPDKPHQDCHFTIQGGRLKKDGEYQHPVVVLMLSLPPPTRSTPTLLNPGMMENLFHEMGHAMHSMLGRTRYQHVTGTRCSTDFAEVPSILMEFFATDYRVVNQFARHYQTGQPLPKSMVSRLCESKRICGAADTQLQVFYAALDQVYHGKPQNRSTTDILKKMQEKFYGLPYVPNTAWQLRFSHLIGYGAKYYSYLMSRAIASMVWRQCFQKDPFNRDMGERYRREMLAHGGSKEPMLMVEGMLQSSPTLEELVDALVADLDTDSVTCRDDSS, from the exons ATGATGTTGGCGTGTCAACGATTTGTGAGTGTTGTGAGGAACTCAAGGACACTATCACGACATGTCACTACTTGGTCTCCGGTTGGAGCAGCATTCAATGCCCAGCAGAGGAAAGTTGATTTGTTTCAGAAGAACGTG GGATTATTCGGGGTTCCAGGGTTGAGTACTCCGGCTGGTTTCGAGGTGGCTCAACAACGAGCGCTCAGGGAAACAGAACAGTTGGTAGAAACAGCCTGCAATAACCCACCAGGCGCCCTGACCGTGGAGACCTTCGATCAACTTTCTGACAGCCTTTGCAAAGTGGCAGATTTG GCAGATTTTGTCAAAGTTGGCCATCCAGACCCTGCCTTTCGGGATGCTGCTGAGAAGGCATGCATAAACATTGGCACAGTAGTAGAAAG GCTGAACACTAATGTTGAACTGTGTAGGAGTCTCAAGAACCTACTAGATAACAAAGAGGTTCTGGATTCTTTGGACCCAGATACAAG GAGAGTAGCAGAACTGTTCATGTTTGATTTTGAGATCAGTGGCATTCATCTGGAtgaatcaaag AGAGGGAAGGCGGTGAGCCTCAATGTCAACCTACTGGATCTGAACAATGAATTTCTAAATGGCACCCACCTGCCCAATAGGATAGAGAAGACGGCCCTGCCAGAACACATCCGACACTGCTTCTCCATAGACGGCAACTCCATCCAGATTGGAGGTCTCCATGCAGATTCTCCTGatgaactg GTGCGGGAGGCTGCTTATAAAATCTTTCTCTTTCCGAATTCAAGTCTGCTGCTTTGTCTGGATGACCTGTTGACTTGTAGGAATGAGCTAGCCAAATTAGTGGGCTATGAATCTTTTGCACACAGGGCTTTAAATGGAACTATGGCCAAGACTCCAG AGACTGTCATGAAATTCCTTGAATTGCTGACAGACAAACTCTCGGACAG AACTGCCAAAGATTTTAACCTGATGAGGGATATGAAGATGAAAATGAACTCAAGAAGCACC gtACTCATGCCATGGGACCACTCCTACTTCAGCAGCGCTGTGCGGGCAGAGAG gTATAACATCGATCCCAGCCTGTACAGTCCTTACTTCTCCTTAGGGGCCTGCATGGAGGGCCTCAACATGCTGTTCAGCCAGCTGCTGGGAGTCTCCTTCCAGAATGAACAGCCCATGGCAGGAGAGGTGTGGAGTGAAGAAGTCCGCAAGTTG GCTGTTGTCCATGAGACCGAGGGTCTTCTGGGATACATCTACTGTGACTTCTTCCGAAGGCCTGACAAACCACACCAG GATTGCCACTTCACCATCCAAGGGGGGCGTCTTAAGAAGGATGGGGAATACCAACATCCTGTGGTGGTGCTGATGCTGAGTCTGCCCCCTCCCACACGTAGCACCCCAACACTGCTCAACCCCGGCATGATGGAGAACCTGTTCCACGAGATGGGCCACGCCATGCATTCCATGCTGGGACGCACGCGTTACCAACATGTCACAG GAACTAGATGCTCCACTGACTTTGCTGAAGTCCCCTCCATCCTCATGGAGTTCTTTGCCACAGACTATCGGGTGGTAAATCAGTTTGCACGGCACTATCAGACCGGACAG CCCCTGCCCAAGAGCATGGTCTCTCGCCTTTGTGAATCCAAGAGAATCTGTGGGGCTGCCGACACTCAGCTTCAG GTTTTTTATGCTGCTTTGGATCAAGTGTATCATGGCAAGCCACAAAATCGGTCAACGACAGACATTCTAAAAAAGATGCAAGAGAAATTCTATGGACTACCTTACGTTCCAAATACT GCCTGGCAGCTGAGATTCAGCCACCTCATTGGGTACGGTGCTAAGTACTACTCATACCTCATGTCGCGCGCCATAGCCTCCATGGTGTGGAGGCAGTGCTTTCAAAAAGACCCCTTCAACAG